A window of the Candidatus Bathyarchaeia archaeon genome harbors these coding sequences:
- a CDS encoding DsrE/DsrF/DrsH-like family protein has protein sequence MKVTLFVGSDEYEKLCCALDAGTVAAAMGAQVTMYFATRGLKAIMKDGTKNIPRLEGGPTVDEQLRRAKEFKVKLYACELATKIYKVEQSDLIAEAKIAGTATFINEAADSDVVLTFI, from the coding sequence ATGAAAGTTACACTGTTCGTTGGGTCAGATGAGTATGAAAAACTGTGTTGCGCGCTTGACGCAGGGACAGTTGCCGCAGCCATGGGCGCCCAAGTCACCATGTACTTCGCCACAAGAGGACTCAAAGCCATTATGAAAGACGGAACCAAGAACATTCCACGACTGGAAGGCGGCCCAACTGTGGATGAACAACTTCGAAGAGCCAAGGAGTTCAAAGTCAAACTGTACGCCTGCGAACTGGCCACGAAAATCTACAAAGTTGAACAATCCGACTTAATAGCCGAAGCTAAGATCGCTGGCACGGCAACTTTCATAAACGAAGCTGCAGACTCTGACGTTGTTCTAACGTTCATCTAA
- the pyrI gene encoding aspartate carbamoyltransferase regulatory subunit encodes MAKKEPTLKVSKIKDGTVIDHITSGHALDVAKILGIAERRAGVITIAMNVPSKTMGHKDMVKIEGRFLAGSEVDKIALLAPRATINIVKDYKVVEKQRVKLPDTVKGMVKCGNPSCVSNSNEPVQARFFVGKAEPLRLKCHYCGHIMEREDVLKQF; translated from the coding sequence ATGGCTAAGAAGGAACCGACTTTAAAGGTTTCAAAAATCAAGGACGGCACAGTTATTGACCACATAACAAGTGGACACGCTCTGGATGTTGCCAAAATCTTGGGCATAGCCGAACGCAGAGCCGGCGTTATCACGATAGCCATGAATGTACCAAGCAAAACGATGGGACACAAAGATATGGTCAAGATTGAAGGCCGGTTCCTCGCTGGTTCTGAAGTGGATAAAATCGCATTGTTGGCGCCACGGGCCACGATAAACATCGTTAAGGACTACAAGGTAGTTGAGAAACAGCGCGTGAAACTGCCCGACACCGTCAAGGGCATGGTGAAATGCGGCAACCCGTCATGTGTTTCAAACAGCAATGAGCCTGTACAAGCAAGATTCTTCGTTGGAAAAGCAGAGCCGTTGCGCTTGAAATGCCACTATTGCGGACACATAATGGAAAGGGAAGACGTTCTCAAACAGTTCTAG
- a CDS encoding nascent polypeptide-associated complex protein, translating into MRRVNPREAKRMMQRMGMSMDAMPNVEQVIFKTSTKEIIVENPEVAVMEMQGQKIFQVMGEKIVEKAVEKAFKIPEEDAQLVATQANVSLEQARAALEQTKGDLAQAILLLSQTK; encoded by the coding sequence GTGCGACGTGTAAACCCGCGTGAAGCCAAGCGCATGATGCAGCGCATGGGCATGAGCATGGACGCCATGCCCAATGTGGAGCAGGTCATCTTCAAAACCAGCACCAAAGAAATCATAGTTGAAAACCCCGAAGTCGCAGTTATGGAGATGCAGGGACAAAAGATCTTCCAAGTCATGGGCGAAAAAATCGTAGAGAAAGCCGTGGAGAAAGCCTTCAAGATTCCTGAGGAAGATGCGCAGTTGGTTGCGACTCAAGCCAACGTCAGCCTTGAACAAGCCAGAGCCGCGTTGGAGCAGACGAAGGGCGACCTAGCCCAAGCCATCCTCTTACTGAGCCAGACAAAATAG
- the nrdD gene encoding anaerobic ribonucleoside-triphosphate reductase — MPRPRPLGARVLKAVASSLRLQVLNMLLDRGPLSYTEIMNILHLNPSRDAGRFAYHLKSLMKADLIEPDAETKKYRLTDLGRMLVDVTEAIEEQTFKRRRMMVRTSRLAMEEFDRNKIARALVKEAKVPQDLAQKIARETEAKLLEVKAKYLTAPLIREFVNAILIEKGLEEYRHKLTRLGLPVYDVTRLIKSAGTESSSVKAVHSSAGNSVIEEYTLLNALPRDIADAHLSGSLHLNNLGVWILKPSEFAHDVRHFFKHGLQLNRPQQAIASSSAPKSLEAALATITNLLRITATEVTGEQLLDYFNVFLAPFIRGVETDRIRENLRLFLINLNQTLADFDSVLPASFALELVVPDFLGNEKAIGPEGKRIGPYADYLEEARLLATLLMETVLEESRDKPFFQPSLVIKLRPKALQSKECESLLVLAHRLAAERGLPFFANLGWREQACASYSATGTRFSNDWKGDWELDTLRTGTMDSILINLPRLAYESEQKAPRFYERLDEQLEMALRALEIKYQTIKLRAREGLLPFLTHRADGEQYARFENFTRLIGFVGLNQAVESLTGKPLHEEAKSTETAEQIMKHIHDYVRKSFRKPETRVVTAMIPSPSAAKRLAQLDIERYGWARIRVSGNKEQPFYTDLVAVPKQAQITLDLRLKIEERMQQLASGGHLTPIQIEGDEPDPAKLLGTSRKLASDSRIGLHTFSRVVTYCNRCGKAVLGQPAKCPTCGSTDALASYSRASAKYALGSG, encoded by the coding sequence ATGCCCCGTCCGCGTCCGCTTGGAGCGCGTGTGCTGAAGGCTGTTGCTTCATCGCTGCGGCTTCAAGTGTTGAACATGCTTCTTGACAGAGGCCCTCTGTCCTACACTGAGATAATGAACATCCTCCATCTGAACCCGAGTAGAGACGCGGGCAGATTCGCTTATCACTTGAAATCCCTTATGAAGGCTGACTTGATTGAGCCAGACGCAGAGACAAAGAAGTACAGGCTCACAGACCTCGGGCGAATGCTTGTCGATGTCACAGAAGCCATAGAGGAACAGACGTTCAAACGACGCAGAATGATGGTTCGCACTTCACGCTTGGCGATGGAGGAATTTGACCGCAACAAAATCGCTCGAGCATTAGTGAAAGAAGCGAAAGTCCCTCAAGACCTAGCGCAGAAAATAGCCCGCGAAACTGAAGCAAAACTCTTGGAAGTAAAAGCCAAATATCTGACTGCGCCCCTCATCCGCGAATTTGTCAACGCCATTCTCATCGAAAAAGGCTTGGAAGAATACAGGCACAAACTGACGAGGCTTGGACTACCCGTCTACGATGTTACTCGACTCATTAAGTCGGCTGGCACGGAATCCTCAAGCGTCAAAGCTGTTCACTCGTCGGCAGGCAATTCGGTCATTGAAGAGTACACGCTTCTGAACGCTTTACCGCGTGATATAGCAGACGCTCATCTCTCCGGCTCGCTTCATCTAAACAACTTAGGCGTTTGGATTCTCAAGCCAAGCGAGTTTGCACATGACGTGAGACACTTCTTTAAGCATGGACTCCAGCTGAATCGACCCCAACAGGCGATAGCCTCTAGCTCCGCTCCCAAAAGCTTGGAAGCGGCACTCGCAACAATAACGAACCTGCTAAGAATAACGGCTACCGAAGTTACAGGCGAGCAGTTGCTCGACTACTTCAACGTGTTCCTAGCGCCTTTTATCCGAGGAGTTGAAACTGACAGAATCCGAGAGAACTTGCGCCTCTTCTTGATTAACCTTAATCAGACCCTTGCAGACTTTGATTCCGTCTTGCCTGCATCCTTTGCCCTCGAACTTGTTGTTCCAGACTTCTTGGGAAACGAAAAGGCAATCGGTCCAGAAGGAAAGAGAATCGGCCCCTACGCGGATTATCTTGAGGAGGCACGCCTGTTAGCGACGCTGCTCATGGAAACGGTTTTAGAGGAGAGCAGGGACAAGCCGTTCTTTCAACCAAGTCTTGTAATCAAACTGCGACCAAAAGCACTTCAAAGCAAGGAGTGTGAATCGCTCCTAGTTCTAGCACATCGACTCGCGGCTGAGAGAGGACTGCCATTTTTCGCAAACCTCGGCTGGCGAGAACAAGCATGCGCCTCTTACTCGGCGACAGGCACCCGGTTCTCAAATGACTGGAAAGGAGATTGGGAGCTTGACACTCTAAGAACAGGCACCATGGATAGCATCCTAATCAACCTGCCCAGACTCGCATATGAAAGCGAGCAGAAAGCCCCTCGGTTCTATGAGCGGTTGGACGAACAGCTTGAGATGGCATTGCGAGCCTTGGAGATCAAGTATCAAACGATCAAATTGCGTGCCAGAGAAGGGCTACTTCCATTCTTGACTCATAGGGCAGATGGCGAGCAATACGCCAGATTTGAAAACTTCACACGCCTCATCGGATTTGTAGGCTTGAACCAAGCCGTAGAATCATTAACGGGCAAACCGCTTCACGAGGAAGCAAAATCAACAGAGACAGCTGAACAGATAATGAAGCACATTCATGACTATGTCCGGAAAAGCTTCAGAAAACCCGAAACCCGCGTTGTTACAGCAATGATTCCTTCCCCTAGCGCTGCAAAACGCCTCGCTCAACTAGACATTGAACGCTATGGCTGGGCACGGATTCGCGTGAGCGGAAACAAAGAGCAGCCCTTTTACACGGATTTAGTTGCCGTTCCAAAACAAGCTCAGATCACTTTAGATCTGAGACTCAAAATCGAGGAACGAATGCAGCAACTGGCTTCAGGAGGGCATCTAACCCCGATACAAATCGAAGGCGACGAACCTGACCCTGCCAAACTCCTGGGAACCTCCAGAAAACTAGCCTCGGATAGCAGAATCGGCTTACACACTTTTAGTCGCGTCGTTACCTACTGCAACCGTTGCGGGAAGGCGGTTTTAGGGCAGCCGGCAAAGTGTCCCACCTGTGGTTCAACCGACGCGTTGGCAAGTTACAGTAGGGCTTCAGCAAAATATGCACTGGGCTCAGGTTGA
- a CDS encoding glutaredoxin domain-containing protein: MVSHYTSAPDYSNSSETRKIVVYTSNGCHKCSMLKDWLKTANRQFEERSLENVDVMAELVMRDVVVLSAPVLEVENSVYSETELFEGNALAVSRLQEILEGNGNGRRC, encoded by the coding sequence GTGGTTTCTCATTACACTTCGGCTCCAGATTACTCCAACTCTTCCGAGACAAGGAAGATTGTGGTCTACACTTCAAACGGTTGCCACAAGTGCAGCATGCTCAAAGATTGGTTGAAAACAGCAAACAGGCAGTTTGAGGAACGCAGCCTCGAAAACGTGGACGTTATGGCTGAGCTTGTTATGAGAGATGTGGTGGTGCTTTCAGCGCCAGTGCTTGAGGTTGAGAACTCGGTCTACAGTGAGACTGAACTCTTTGAGGGCAACGCACTTGCAGTGAGCAGGTTGCAGGAGATTCTGGAGGGCAACGGCAATGGCCGACGATGCTGA
- a CDS encoding GNAT family N-acetyltransferase, whose amino-acid sequence MVLRLPDKKSILPRLYRDSVVHVEEISLIEEGYLWRNAQVYVKESNSMEEFLILHPPSFYWSGKSLSAYMSAQRQLTVEEFAGVLERRRSYRMHLETSVKPGYVKRFMPWLTESYTVRYFRANASTFKPSCQHRANAVQLTPKNVKRLDPSASPSFIKRLRTASVYGYVNEKGELVATSGVGWLTKKSFGVSYTETKPEYRGRGIAKCLTSLASESLIRKGLIGVYAADVTNPASMAVAEGLGFQPHRDLKCYFN is encoded by the coding sequence ATGGTTTTACGGTTACCTGACAAGAAATCTATACTTCCAAGGCTCTACCGAGACTCCGTCGTTCACGTTGAAGAAATATCCTTAATTGAAGAGGGCTATCTGTGGCGCAATGCCCAAGTCTACGTCAAAGAGTCGAATTCAATGGAAGAGTTTCTCATTCTGCATCCGCCCTCCTTCTACTGGAGTGGCAAAAGCCTCAGCGCCTACATGTCAGCTCAAAGGCAATTAACCGTAGAGGAGTTTGCAGGTGTTTTGGAACGGAGACGAAGTTATCGCATGCATTTGGAAACTTCAGTAAAGCCGGGTTATGTCAAGCGGTTCATGCCTTGGCTAACTGAGAGCTACACAGTACGTTATTTCCGCGCTAATGCTTCAACCTTCAAGCCAAGTTGTCAGCATCGGGCAAATGCTGTGCAGTTGACGCCTAAAAACGTAAAACGACTAGATCCTTCTGCTTCGCCTTCGTTCATCAAACGTTTGAGGACAGCTTCTGTCTACGGTTACGTAAACGAGAAAGGCGAACTCGTAGCCACATCTGGAGTTGGATGGCTCACAAAGAAATCCTTCGGCGTCAGCTACACAGAAACCAAACCCGAGTATAGAGGAAGGGGAATAGCCAAATGCTTAACGTCACTAGCCTCCGAGTCTCTAATCAGAAAAGGACTGATCGGAGTCTACGCGGCAGATGTCACAAACCCCGCTTCGATGGCTGTCGCAGAAGGTTTAGGCTTTCAACCACACCGCGACCTAAAGTGCTACTTCAACTGA
- the nrdD gene encoding anaerobic ribonucleoside-triphosphate reductase yields MADDADGNGDGELVLQPYEELMPKVRGSDGFIVSWNREAIVKQLLNETKLAKEFFDTPPMSQEEAEGIASDVERRILSLRLKFVSGPLVRELVNNVLLGMSKEKPEYAVYRNILTRVGAPVYDAYLMDLGQGFKANENANLQPNAETSHKRKADWVSGEEYLLLMPHKLADAHLSGDLHIHDLEYFGTRPFCQDWDLRYFFYYGLMPDGIGTRTSVAGPARHPEVAILHTAKILASAQTNFAGGEGFYNFLVFLAPFMRGIGYDRIKQMMQMMFFEYTQAYVARGGQLVFSNIQVQPGVPELWRKVPAVVHGRVGPDLYGDFEDEVRMMFKALYEVALKGDFRGKPFNFPKLENSISPEFFKPEYDEFWLDVHRVVAKYGTPYFDNLLPPYRGYGKGVSCYQCCAYCFVETPESSADFHEKVNFVDGKHFTMGSWQVVSLNLPRMAYKANHNDAALFEEARRLMDLSVEIFRIKRKWMDLIRKRNRIPFATQRPIDPRTGAKGQPAIDFDGLVNTIGLVGGNEMAQWHTGYQLHENPEAVKILVKLIREMQKYKKELESRTGVKLALARTPAESTAQRFAIADLLTPAFHDNAQKLAKGDLGRAEHMLAEGEKDVPIYYNNGTHVYVGANIGLLDRIETEQKFFPLLNGGNMFHAWLGEAQPDPEALYKLTKRIATQTHVGYYAYTKDLTICNHCGTVSPLMSKLCPNCGSDNVEWWSRVTGYYQAVSGWNEGKKRELQDRFRVIV; encoded by the coding sequence ATGGCCGACGATGCTGACGGTAACGGCGACGGAGAGCTTGTTCTTCAACCCTATGAAGAGCTCATGCCCAAGGTCAGAGGCAGCGACGGCTTCATAGTCTCTTGGAACAGAGAAGCAATTGTAAAACAACTTCTCAACGAAACAAAACTCGCAAAAGAGTTTTTCGACACACCGCCCATGAGCCAAGAAGAAGCTGAAGGAATCGCGTCTGATGTTGAACGCAGAATCCTAAGCCTTCGATTGAAGTTTGTAAGCGGGCCCCTAGTTAGAGAACTAGTCAACAACGTTTTGCTCGGCATGTCTAAGGAAAAGCCCGAATACGCTGTGTACCGCAACATCCTCACAAGAGTCGGTGCGCCGGTCTATGATGCATACCTTATGGATTTGGGTCAAGGCTTCAAAGCCAACGAAAACGCCAACCTCCAGCCAAATGCGGAAACCTCCCACAAACGCAAGGCCGATTGGGTTTCAGGTGAAGAATACCTGCTTCTTATGCCGCACAAACTGGCGGATGCTCACTTGTCCGGTGACTTGCACATTCACGATTTGGAGTACTTTGGCACCAGACCTTTCTGTCAAGACTGGGACTTGCGTTACTTCTTCTACTATGGCTTAATGCCTGACGGAATAGGCACGCGAACCAGCGTGGCCGGTCCAGCCAGACATCCTGAAGTAGCGATCTTACACACAGCCAAGATCTTGGCTTCGGCTCAAACTAACTTTGCAGGCGGAGAAGGCTTTTACAACTTTCTGGTTTTCTTGGCGCCATTCATGCGAGGAATAGGTTACGACCGCATCAAGCAAATGATGCAGATGATGTTCTTCGAGTACACGCAGGCATACGTTGCTCGCGGCGGTCAACTCGTCTTCAGCAATATTCAGGTGCAGCCTGGAGTGCCCGAGCTTTGGCGCAAGGTGCCGGCGGTCGTGCATGGACGAGTTGGACCAGACTTGTACGGCGACTTTGAAGACGAAGTTCGCATGATGTTCAAAGCTCTGTATGAAGTGGCGTTGAAAGGTGATTTCCGAGGCAAACCCTTCAACTTCCCCAAACTCGAGAATAGCATCAGCCCCGAGTTTTTCAAGCCTGAATACGATGAGTTTTGGCTGGACGTGCACAGAGTCGTAGCCAAATATGGAACGCCGTACTTTGACAATTTGCTGCCCCCATACAGAGGCTACGGGAAAGGTGTCTCGTGCTATCAATGCTGCGCCTACTGCTTCGTGGAAACACCGGAGAGCAGCGCTGACTTTCATGAAAAAGTGAACTTTGTCGACGGCAAACACTTCACTATGGGCAGCTGGCAAGTTGTAAGCTTAAACCTTCCCAGAATGGCTTACAAGGCAAATCATAATGACGCCGCGCTTTTCGAGGAAGCCCGTCGACTAATGGACTTGTCCGTGGAGATTTTCAGGATCAAGCGCAAATGGATGGATTTAATTCGCAAGCGAAACAGGATTCCTTTTGCCACTCAACGCCCCATCGACCCCCGCACAGGTGCGAAGGGACAGCCTGCTATTGATTTTGATGGTTTAGTCAACACCATTGGATTGGTGGGCGGCAACGAGATGGCTCAGTGGCACACAGGCTATCAACTGCACGAGAACCCTGAGGCAGTCAAAATCCTAGTCAAACTTATTCGGGAGATGCAGAAATACAAGAAGGAACTTGAATCGCGGACAGGCGTCAAACTGGCTTTGGCGCGCACGCCAGCGGAGTCGACGGCTCAACGTTTTGCTATTGCTGACTTGCTTACGCCCGCGTTTCATGACAATGCTCAGAAATTGGCGAAAGGCGATTTGGGCAGGGCTGAACACATGTTGGCTGAAGGTGAGAAAGACGTGCCCATCTATTACAACAATGGCACGCATGTCTACGTAGGCGCTAACATAGGTTTGCTTGACCGAATTGAAACTGAGCAGAAGTTCTTTCCGTTGTTGAACGGTGGCAACATGTTTCACGCTTGGCTAGGCGAAGCCCAGCCTGATCCTGAAGCTTTGTACAAGTTGACTAAGCGGATAGCTACTCAGACGCATGTGGGCTATTATGCTTACACTAAAGACTTGACCATATGCAACCATTGTGGCACGGTTTCGCCTTTAATGAGCAAGTTGTGTCCAAACTGTGGCTCTGACAATGTGGAATGGTGGTCGCGTGTCACAGGGTACTATCAAGCTGTGAGCGGCTGGAATGAGGGCAAGAAACGAGAGCTGCAGGACAGATTCAGAGTCATTGTATGA
- the pyrB gene encoding aspartate carbamoyltransferase gives MEFKGRDIISIKDFTRKEIDYMLNRASAMEPIAKSRSTMLRGKILATLFYEASTRTRLSFESAMHRLGGSSIGFAEAEIASVRKGENLADTMRVVENYADIIALRHPLEGAARLAAEFAEVPVINAGSGAEEHPTQALLDMYTMKKELGKIDGLNIALTGDLRFGRTVHSLAYALSLYDVKLYFISPELLRMRREVLDTIGERIKVVETSSLDEALPKLDVLYVTRIQKERFPDAAEYTKVKGSYKIDADTLKNAKKDMIVLHPLPRVDEISAEVDSTKHARYFQQVWNGIVTRMALLALILGATN, from the coding sequence TTGGAGTTCAAAGGAAGAGACATAATCTCCATCAAGGATTTTACGCGCAAGGAAATTGATTACATGCTTAACAGAGCCTCAGCCATGGAGCCGATCGCGAAAAGCCGGTCAACCATGCTTCGAGGCAAGATACTGGCCACATTATTCTACGAGGCGAGCACCCGAACAAGACTTAGTTTCGAATCGGCGATGCACAGACTGGGCGGTTCAAGCATAGGTTTTGCTGAAGCGGAAATAGCCTCGGTGAGAAAAGGCGAAAACCTCGCCGACACTATGCGAGTCGTGGAAAACTACGCGGACATAATAGCCCTGAGGCATCCCTTAGAAGGCGCAGCTCGACTGGCAGCTGAATTCGCCGAAGTGCCAGTGATCAACGCAGGTTCGGGCGCTGAAGAGCATCCCACACAAGCCCTGCTTGACATGTATACGATGAAGAAGGAGCTGGGTAAGATAGACGGGTTGAACATTGCTCTGACAGGGGATCTTCGTTTCGGCAGAACTGTGCATTCATTGGCTTATGCGCTTTCACTCTACGATGTCAAGCTCTACTTTATCTCACCTGAGCTCTTGCGCATGCGCCGAGAAGTTCTTGACACGATAGGTGAACGCATCAAAGTTGTGGAAACAAGCAGCCTCGACGAAGCCCTGCCTAAGCTTGACGTGCTCTACGTAACTCGCATCCAGAAAGAAAGATTCCCCGACGCGGCTGAGTACACCAAAGTCAAAGGCTCGTATAAAATCGACGCTGACACATTGAAAAACGCCAAGAAAGACATGATCGTGCTGCATCCATTGCCCAGAGTAGACGAGATCAGCGCCGAAGTCGACTCCACAAAGCATGCACGCTACTTCCAGCAGGTCTGGAACGGCATAGTCACAAGAATGGCGCTGCTAGCGCTTATTCTCGGAGCAACAAACTGA
- a CDS encoding PLP-dependent aminotransferase family protein, translated as MKRSEIRELLKVTRRPDIISFAGGLPAPETFPVKELEEISCQLLREKGATALQYGPTEGEAALREELAKWLSHEKATIKPENILITTGSQQGLDIVSKIFLDPNDIVIMELPTYIGGLQAFTSYRAKMIGIPQNNHGMRIDLLEKLLAKLAKRNKKPKFIYVVPDFQNPSGVTMSLDRRKALLQVAYKYEIPVLEDSPYRDLRFAGQTIPAIYSLDTENQVIVLGTFSKLLCPGLRLAWIIAPAEWMDRMIVAKQGMDLCSPSYTQLIVAEFLKRGLLKAQVESIRKLYARKREVMLAALRKYMPKSVKWTEPEGGLFLWVELPKKMSATELFPKAIENKVAYVIGSAFHCNGKGHNTMRINFSYPSEQQIDEGIRRLAKMIKENM; from the coding sequence ATGAAACGCTCCGAAATAAGAGAACTTCTCAAAGTCACCCGGCGACCCGACATAATCTCCTTCGCAGGCGGCTTACCAGCCCCAGAAACCTTCCCCGTCAAAGAACTCGAGGAAATCTCATGCCAACTACTACGGGAAAAGGGAGCCACGGCACTACAATATGGACCAACCGAGGGAGAAGCTGCGTTACGCGAGGAACTAGCAAAATGGCTATCACACGAAAAAGCCACAATAAAACCCGAAAACATCCTAATCACCACAGGCTCACAACAAGGCTTAGACATCGTCTCCAAAATTTTCCTCGACCCCAACGACATCGTCATCATGGAACTACCCACCTACATCGGCGGACTACAAGCCTTCACATCCTACAGAGCCAAGATGATCGGCATACCCCAAAACAACCACGGCATGAGAATCGACCTGCTCGAAAAACTGCTAGCCAAACTAGCAAAAAGAAACAAAAAACCCAAATTCATCTACGTAGTTCCAGATTTCCAGAACCCTTCAGGCGTCACAATGTCCTTGGACAGACGCAAAGCCCTCTTGCAAGTGGCTTACAAATACGAGATACCCGTACTGGAGGACAGCCCCTACCGAGACCTCCGTTTCGCCGGACAGACCATCCCAGCTATATACAGTTTGGACACGGAAAACCAAGTCATCGTACTAGGAACTTTCTCGAAGCTACTGTGCCCTGGCCTTAGGTTAGCGTGGATAATCGCACCCGCAGAATGGATGGACAGGATGATTGTGGCCAAACAGGGCATGGACCTTTGTTCGCCTAGCTATACTCAGCTCATAGTCGCTGAGTTCCTGAAACGTGGTCTTTTGAAAGCCCAAGTTGAAAGCATACGCAAGCTCTATGCCAGAAAACGCGAGGTCATGCTGGCAGCCTTGAGAAAGTATATGCCTAAAAGCGTGAAATGGACTGAGCCCGAGGGCGGCCTTTTCTTATGGGTTGAACTGCCCAAAAAAATGAGCGCTACAGAACTCTTCCCGAAAGCTATTGAGAACAAAGTAGCCTACGTCATAGGCTCAGCCTTCCACTGCAATGGGAAAGGACACAACACCATGCGAATCAACTTCTCTTATCCCTCAGAACAACAGATAGACGAAGGAATCAGACGTCTAGCAAAAATGATTAAAGAAAACATGTAG
- a CDS encoding radical SAM protein, producing the protein MSMKFSFICPSPAPEAKGKIEAPWPPLGVLYCAGMLMNAGFEVSILDQATRGLSSEQVLKWVKRENPDILGFSVLITSYREALNLARRAKEDNPNLLTVFGNYHATFNAERILKKYPFVDAVVRGEGEHVVPELAGCMKKKRNFKEIDSLTFRNEGHVVSTPDAPLIGNIESLPIPDRDLIDAEYTSEIFGIKVATRKFTSMISSRGCPFRCSFCGCRKFARGVWRPRSVENIMKELQLLYSKGFRQFLFVDDNFTLNLRRIQKLCQEIRKEKMDIEWFCDSRVDNCKYEVFRDMVKAGCRLLYFGVESANQRILNYYNKGITPEQTRRAVGWAKKAGIDVIVGSFIVGAPDETRKEVETTLKFAYELPIDVPQLNILSAFPGTDSWNDLVQKGFIDEEKYWEQGVYVSQISPHAVPFEEIQRMTYDYFKTFYLRPAKLIDEVLKTFKSRYRMTAFLSNLVRAGEIRDTVRRETKLEPIKASS; encoded by the coding sequence ATGAGCATGAAATTCTCTTTCATCTGCCCAAGCCCTGCGCCTGAGGCCAAGGGAAAAATTGAAGCGCCTTGGCCGCCTTTGGGCGTGCTCTATTGTGCTGGCATGCTCATGAACGCTGGCTTCGAAGTTTCTATTCTTGATCAGGCTACAAGAGGACTCTCTTCTGAACAGGTTTTGAAATGGGTGAAGAGGGAGAATCCGGACATTCTTGGTTTCTCGGTTTTGATAACTTCATACAGAGAAGCTTTGAATTTGGCGCGGCGAGCAAAGGAAGACAACCCAAACTTGCTCACCGTTTTCGGAAACTATCATGCAACCTTCAACGCTGAGCGAATACTGAAGAAGTATCCGTTTGTCGACGCTGTTGTGCGCGGCGAAGGCGAACACGTTGTTCCTGAACTCGCAGGCTGCATGAAGAAGAAGAGAAATTTCAAGGAAATTGACAGCTTAACCTTTAGGAACGAGGGGCATGTTGTCTCAACGCCTGATGCGCCGCTGATTGGCAACATTGAATCTTTACCTATACCAGACCGTGATTTAATAGACGCCGAATACACGTCTGAAATCTTCGGCATAAAGGTAGCCACGAGGAAGTTCACGTCTATGATCTCGTCACGCGGATGCCCATTTCGCTGCTCCTTCTGTGGATGTCGAAAATTCGCTCGCGGTGTGTGGCGACCTCGCTCAGTTGAAAACATAATGAAAGAGCTGCAACTGCTCTACAGCAAGGGCTTTAGACAGTTTCTCTTCGTAGACGACAACTTCACCTTGAACCTACGACGCATACAGAAACTGTGCCAAGAGATAAGAAAAGAGAAGATGGATATAGAATGGTTCTGCGACTCGCGTGTAGACAACTGCAAGTACGAAGTCTTCAGAGATATGGTGAAGGCGGGTTGCCGCCTACTCTATTTCGGCGTGGAAAGCGCCAATCAACGCATCCTCAACTACTACAACAAGGGCATCACACCAGAGCAGACCCGAAGAGCTGTCGGATGGGCTAAAAAAGCTGGCATCGACGTCATAGTTGGCTCATTCATAGTCGGCGCTCCAGACGAGACTCGCAAAGAGGTGGAGACCACTCTCAAATTCGCATATGAATTGCCCATAGATGTACCTCAGCTTAACATCTTGAGCGCTTTCCCAGGAACCGACTCTTGGAACGATTTGGTGCAGAAGGGTTTCATAGATGAAGAAAAATACTGGGAACAAGGCGTCTACGTTTCCCAAATCTCGCCCCACGCTGTGCCTTTCGAAGAAATCCAGAGAATGACGTATGATTACTTCAAAACATTCTACCTTCGACCTGCAAAACTGATAGACGAGGTTCTCAAGACGTTCAAAAGCCGCTATCGAATGACCGCGTTTCTAAGCAATTTGGTCAGAGCCGGTGAAATCAGGGATACTGTCAGGCGTGAGACCAAACTTGAGCCCATAAAGGCCAGTTCGTAG
- a CDS encoding winged helix-turn-helix domain-containing protein: MGIVVDILDTVQRNHPRGRTKTQIMRGARLSYEQTCRYLEFLTLCDYVRGEKVRQGDRELTNYHLTSQGFEVFKQLYTLHTAMELLSQRFM; this comes from the coding sequence ATGGGCATAGTCGTTGACATCTTGGACACAGTTCAGCGCAATCATCCACGTGGGCGCACGAAAACGCAGATAATGCGTGGCGCCAGATTGAGCTATGAACAAACGTGTCGTTATCTGGAGTTTCTAACGTTATGCGATTATGTTCGTGGCGAGAAAGTTCGTCAAGGCGACCGCGAGTTGACCAACTATCATTTGACGTCTCAGGGTTTTGAGGTTTTCAAGCAGTTGTACACTCTGCATACTGCTATGGAGCTGCTTTCACAAAGGTTCATGTAG